TACAACTAAAGTGGATTGTAGCAAATAAGtgccacctgaaaaaaaaaaaaacaggctgctgtttatgtgacactttaaatagcaaaaacataaacattCCTGGGAAGTATGTAATTTCTTTCAAATAATCTGTTTTAATATTGACATTCTAAGATCACTTACAGTCACAAAACAGAACCTCAGTTACATACTACAGTAAGGGTAAAGGGGTCAGAATGCTGTAAGCAGCTTTGTACATAGGTAATGAAGGTCAGAGCAACCCTTAGTCCTCTGTAATGTATAATTCGTGTGATTGGACTTAAGTACTTTTAAAAGACTCTGATATTTCAAGTGACATTTATCTACAATGTGCAGCCCTTTATGTTGTTAGGTTTATGTCCATTCCTGATGGTTGCAAATGCCAATCCCTTTATATGTGGCCAGTAAGAAAAAAGTATTGTAGATGTGCTAAACAAATTTCAGTTATGCACCAAAAACTTTCCACTTTGTTATCTCTAgaagtcattttttaaatgcaaacatactaTAAAACAGGCTGGTGTCCTAAGGTAGGGTTCGTTCTCTGTGTGTAATTTACTATGCAATTTCACACCAATTTAGATTTTACAGAAAATAGCATAATAGATTTGCCTAAATTTGAATACTACTTTAGCCTgacagttttattatttgttgtacaATTGCTCTATTCCGTTATTGTAGCGCTATGCAGGAAAAATGTAAGATCTATAGTGCATACTCTGCACTTCCCTACTAAATGGCTCCCAGTTTGactatacagttatattgcattttaaaactcATTATCTTTTATACATGTAATTTGTACAATCCACAAAGTAACAGCATACAAAGCAGTTTTGATAccaaaaatattccaaacaaaTGTTTAGAAATAATTGGAAGAGAAGAACATTCTTAAACAAAATCACATGTTGGTAATTTTGATACCTGTATTCTTCTTTCTATTAGTATTGGTAGACAGTGTCCTTTTACAATACTTGTGACTCCTGGCATGATTTAGGGCAAAGGGACAAAGTCCCCTCGTAAACCTCAGCAAATTAAAACTACACACATTTGCATATCCATATTTTGCACAACATAAAGAGCTAACTTTAAAGATGATGATAAAGGCATTGATCCTGTTGACTATGCTTTTGCTTTCTTGGTTCATTAATTAACACATGATCCAACAGTAAAGAAATATGGTGCAGACTGGACCTTGAAAAAGCAAGGATCAAACTCCAAATGTATGAGTTTACTAACGCTAgattgtttaaagcagaccttttatgacatttttaacattatataaaagggccGATATCccctttatataattaaaaacaaaattcattttattctttagttAGAAGGCTgtagtggtaaagactgaatgggtaTCCTACAACCTCCTGTCATACATATGTCACAAGGTTTCTGGCtactctttctgcacatgcccagtctTAGACATTCACAGAAAGCTTTCCCTGCAAAATGCATGCAAGCGCAGAGAGattggaaccttttttttaagattttcagGAGAATAACCTGATCTCAAACCTGCACAGTATGAGAAGGGGTAACAGAAGACGGCAGTGCTGGTGTCTCCTGGACGGAAAGAAGAAATCCGGGGTAGCGCAGGACTGAAAAGCATCTGATTGCAGATGAATCAAGGGCTCTGCAAAGgtaaaagtgtcattttttttttaaactaaggtTTCACTTTACCTGCTCACGTGTAGTCGGGGTTTTGCAGCTTatattgcatttgtgttttttttttaacatgtttcacTTTTTCATTGGCCAAAAATAAATGCTTGAGTGACACAAACTTCATTCAGAAATATAGAGTATATTAGTTATTCATGCTGTTTTACAAATGCTAAATTGGCATAAATGTGATAAAAGTAGGAAAATACAGAAGAAATTCAAAGcgttattttctttttgtaataacaCAATGACCATGTTTCATATTTAAATGCTATAACTACATGCAAAACAAACCTAGaaacaaaattaatgtaaaacattataATTAACTAGTCCTAGCTATGTTTAGTCGCTTCTAATTTTACATTCTATCTTTAAAATCCACGTTCTATAAAAAAACTTTGAGTTCAGAGACAAAATTGGCACTTTAAAAACCCATGAAAAATGTCTTGCACCTTACAAAATGACAGTTCATGTCTAGCACAATACCATATGGATGATAACAATAACTCCTGCTCCTGTTTCTAAGTTACATGACTGGTTCTGCTAAAGGAGCTCTTCACCTACATTTCAGTTAGGCTACCTACCCACTTgaaatggttcttgtccgatattctggcgtggatccacagacgatggacaatgaacgatcgtaatgcaagtgataGGGAAGGGGTgcagctccatcattctcccctcccctctccatagagcagaaccgtgctgtatgtacagtactcaatcatgcatcgtgcagtcgttggaaaggattgtgaaagatcctttccaacgacaattcacatgtgtatgcagccttagtatGGCCTTGCTTATCTTGCCTGCAAACTTTATTCAATGCACTTGGACAATTATCCATCTGTAGCATCAGAtagatttctttttgtattagttttttggGGTCATGTCTCAGGGTTGGGCaattgttttggtgttttttctaGACACTCCATGCAGCACCTCAGGGTGTTCTGTCGCTTGAACAGCTTAGGCTTCCAACCTCATCAGGAAACACCTGGCAAGATGGAATGCTCCTAAACACTTACCATTCGAAAATTAGTGCCTACAAGTGGCTAACCATGAAGCTAACAAATGCCCATCTGAACATGCTAAAAAAGGAGCCTAAAGGGATACTTgataaaaaagcttttatatatatataatctcctaAATGGTAAAAGTTACAGGGctattacaattaaaataaatattaaaatatatatttttttaattttgaaaatatCCTGTACTAATATATTATGTGTCCAGCTGAAAGGTGAaggaaaaataatacatacatacatatttgcaGCCTCGTTGAGTAACAGTTTGAAGTAGTTGTAAAGCCTAACTTAACTGTGATACTATATATAAGTTAGGGTTACCACTTCTAGGAGGTtgcaaatatgtatgtattattttattatttatatagtttgCTAAAGCAGTGTGTATGATAATGACATTCTTCCCCtctataaaatacagtttatactCCCATTACTGCTTATCATCTCCTCTTCGCTGCTGCCTCCTATTTATATGAAAGGTATTTCCATGTCATGACTCCAGCATTCTGATGGTGACCACTGCAGAATATGCCTGTGGGCCAGCATAGCTGCTTGTAATCCCCATCAGaaggagcaaaagaaaaaaccGGGACATCGCCTTATCATTGCAGTCAGAATGACGTCAGGCGTACCAGATATTTTGGTAAtgaatttaaaatgacattagcATTCTAAAATATAGATTGgattttagtggttgggtttaTTTCTATCCTAGGTAATCAGTCATTCCTATGACATATATATTGCTCCTACTGTTCCAGGGCTGACTACATCACAAAAACCTCAACTTTCCCTTATGCAGGTCAAAAACCTATACATTAAATAACTACATATTATCATAAAAAGTTCCTAATTCATATACTTATAATAGCTAGAACAAAGATGAAGCAGAGCCACTGCCTGTCTGTTTTGCAGGgtgtattgcagaaatgacagCAGGAATCTGGTTGGAAGCTGTaagaaaaaactttacttttctttGCTCCAAATGCCCCTTTGTCTCCGTGTGGCAACACACTTTTTAAAATGCCTGTACAAACTCCTAGTCCTTCTTAAATATGAACCACAAACCTAATGTATTAATTGCAAACCTACCCCTGTCCTCACAATAAAACCCTTGCCTTATGTTTGTTAAATCTAAGTCCaacatcaaaaatatatttatataacattaaatgaaaaagttCAAGTTGTAAAACATTATACATGTACTGCAAGTCTTCTTTCCCCAGTAATGGCCAAAGTTCCAGAATACATGTATAATGCATTATAGTCTTAGCATTAAACATGCTAAGAGAACAGTACATGATGTTTTAGAAAACCATACTTTTAACTTGAAAACCACGTTAAAATGGATTAAATACAAAACTGTTATCAGCATTTGGTTTCTGTAGTATTTTTATCTAGCAGTTGCTATTGTTTATTTGCGTTTTCGAAGTATTAGGTACATGATGCTGTTAATTAAAGTAAAAGCAAAGGCGATCCAGGCAAGGATGAAGGAATATCCAAAAGTGCCATCCGCAAGTTTCAAGTTTGGGTGAAATTTGTCATGCATGGCGGTGTAGATTGCAGCAGCAATCATAACACAAAGGcctgtaaaatataaagcaaacaacTAACTTACAAAATGATTGTGaaaatagaaatacagaaaaaacaatagGTCTCAAAATCATATCTTTATAAatttgatataataatatatgccCATCAGGAAATGTTTACCCACATGACACAAAAACCCCCATTCACATTTGCATGTTGCAATAACATGGCTAAAACAAGACACGTCTAGGGCATTACCAATAAGTACCAATAGGAATGGCACCGCAATGCGCTATTTACAGCAGGCAGCAATGCACACGCTCCCTGTAACTCCTTACTACAATCCTTGAGATTGGCGTTAGTCTAGTTACTATGCTGGAACACTGCATTCAGTATCTTCTGCATCAGCAATAGACAAAATCAGAAGTCCTTAACTGCATTAAGTAAAAACAGTTGGCAAAGGCGCACTCtgtgtttttcacaaaaaaagtttaaattttatgtttcagtcagtttaaaaaaaaaaaaaaaaaaaaaaagaatttctatgAAAGTTTACAAATTTATTACCAGGTGCAAATGATTTATAATTAGTTacatcctaaatatttattatagagaATTTATGACTTAAAAAGCCCAGCACCAAATGTATCCTTGCTGGCAGGCTGCATATTCCACATTTAGGATGTTGTCATCATTTCCTAGAAGAGCAGTGTTGTGAATGTTGAATAGATTTCCAAAAGAAAATGATGTAATTATTACAGAAAGAAGTCCCtttcaggtttatattgctgCCTGGGTCCATACAAGTGAAATTCAGCCTACAATTTACCATAGTGATTAGCATTATGGGAACTCTATAGCAATCATGCAGAACAGGTCAGGGTAGATCTTCAGATGAGAGCACCTGGTACAATGACAACTTTCTAACACGGGAACTCTTCTCTTCTGGGAGATCTACTCTAATCTCCTTTTGCAATGTCACAGACAACAAATTATTATAACCCAACAGAGGCTTTACTCTTTCCCTAAAGTAAATAAAACGTTTTGgctatacagtggtacctcggtataagtcctgtttggacacgaaaaactttgcttggtatacaacctttgtgctagaacttgtatgggtccaAATGAGTGATAACACCGCGGGCTACCCTTTTTTACCTCTcctgagacaaagccacgactgcccacgagcgtcagtacgccagttgctacgattcagtgaacaacccgcgctataactctctgtgatatacataacatctcctcctcctcccttctcagcaccatcctagtaggcactccactcttctcagcaaggtaaagtgaggctagagtttcatttatttcatctaattgcttttgtatttatgtattttagtattaagcagtgtttacattattttatataaccccatcaatgaataatatgccaataacaataggattttcttttcatgggaacagattaatcattttccttttatttcttatggggaaaaaagtgtttggtatgagtccaaggatctggaacgaattggggacttataccaaggtaccactgtacattcAATTTTGGAACATTAAAGATTCTTGTTCAGGCACTACCTGTTATAAAGTGACATTGTTCTGTCCCCGATTCAGTTCTGCTCCTGTGCTGTTATCCCGTGACATGGAAATAGATAGCTCTGATAGGGACCACGAATGGCTATCCTAATACACAATATACAGGAAACCTGACCTGGTACCATTTACCACCTCCTCATATTATAAAGACGAAAAAAGGGGGACAGGTTCTGTAGTCCAGTAGTAGAGAACCAAGGCAGGACTGCCAGGGATTTCAGCACAGCAGTGGCGGAGTTGTCAGTTTACAAAAACAAGATTAGGAGAGGATTTCTGGtacaatcaaaatgtatttttcttgcagcatttttaaagacaaatgtgaaaaatacatgtattagagatgtactgcatatgttttgcAGGGCAAAGCTAAGGGTTTACTACATTTTGAGTGTCATGAGGCTGAACAGACCACCAGGAATATTTTATTAAGAATGTTAATCACCTTACTGTAATAGGAAGGCAATATTAACTTTAAGGTCCAATTTGTTAACATGTTAAAAGCAGTGGATAATAAGAGGGATATTATTTTGCTAAGATGAGTGCATaacacttttgtgttttatttatggaccatgtaaatttacattattatgttttatttaacaccatacattttaggttttgctGGAATAATTAACAATTTATACTTGCTAAAGAGCACAGACTTAATGTTTAATATGTTAGCATAAGGGAGATAAACCTAATATTTACTGAACCGctgtttcttattattaataatattattattattattattaataccaccAGCTGGAACTTTACTGTTGAATCATTATCATGGTATTTAATTACTTATATCCAGCATTTCAGGGGACAATATTACAATTTCAACTTGGTTATATCTTTAGGTCAGGGTATTTAGAgtcacattttttatagtttgtctTTGAAATCGTAGAGGACAAAATGAATATATCTATACTAAAagctggagaagaaaaaaaaaaaaaaaaagaatagaaagaatacATTTATGTAGTCAAACAGTTTTTACTCACATGACAACATTTGGATGATAGCGGTGAACACAAATCTCTCTCCTTGTTTCAGTCGGAACAGCTGAAGAACAAAGCTGAGAAGTCCAACACAGCAAAGTATTGTTGCAAGGATC
The Pyxicephalus adspersus chromosome 7, UCB_Pads_2.0, whole genome shotgun sequence genome window above contains:
- the EMP2 gene encoding epithelial membrane protein 2, which encodes MLVVLAFIILFHITSIALLFIATIDNAWWVGNDFYVDIWKNCLNTTASAVCTEVGSDSPYFQAIQTVQATMILATILCCVGLLSFVLQLFRLKQGERFVFTAIIQMLSCLCVMIAAAIYTAMHDKFHPNLKLADGTFGYSFILAWIAFAFTLINSIMYLILRKRK